In Leopardus geoffroyi isolate Oge1 chromosome D1, O.geoffroyi_Oge1_pat1.0, whole genome shotgun sequence, a single window of DNA contains:
- the TMEM25 gene encoding transmembrane protein 25 isoform X2, producing MALPPDPAALPHTLLLLPALLSSGWGELAPQIDGQTWAERALRENERHAFTCRVAGGPGTPRLAWYLDGQLQEASTSRLLSVGGEAFSGGTSTFTVTAQRAQHELNCSLQDPGSGRSANASVILNVQFKPEIAQVGAKYQEAQGPGLLVVLFALVRANPPANVTWIDQDGPVTVNASDFLVLDAQSYPWLTNHTVQLQLRSLAHNLSVVAANDVGVTSASLPAPGLLATRVEVPLLGIVVAGGLALGTLVGFSTLVACLVCRKEKKTKGPSRRPSLISSDSNNLKLNNVRLPRENMSLPSNLQLNDLTPDSREKPADRQMAQNSSRPELLDPEPGGLLTSRGFIRLPMLGYIYRVSSVSSDEIWL from the exons ATGGCGCTGCCCCCAGACCCAGCTGCCCTCCCGCATACACTGCTGCTCCTGCCAGCCCTTCTGAGCTCAG GTTGGGGGGAATTGGCACCACAAATTGATGGTCAGACCTGGGCCGAGCGGGCACTTCGAGAGAACGAACGCCACGCCTTCACCTGCCGGGTGGCAGGGGGGCCTGGGACTCCCCGACTGGCCTGGTACCTGGATGGACAACTGCAGGAGGCCAGCACCTCAAGACTGCTGAGCGTGGGCGGCGAGGCCTTCTCTGGAGGCACCAGCACCTTCACTGTTACTGCCCAGAGGGCCCAGCATGAGCTCAACTGCTCCTTGCAGGACCCGGGCAGTGGCCGGTCAGCCAATGCCTCGGTCATCCTCAATGTGCAAT TTAAACCAGAGATTGCCCAGGTTGGGGCCAAGTACCAGGAAGCTCAGGGCCCAGGCCTCCTGGTTGTCCTTTTTGCCCTGGTGCGTGCCAACCCACCTGCCAACGTGACCTGGATCGACCAGGATGGGCCGGTGACTGTCAACGCCTCCGACTTCCTGGTGCTGGATGCCCAGAGCTACCCCTGGCTCACTAACCACACAGTGCAGCTGCAGCTCCGCAGCCTGGCGCACAACCTGTCCGTGGTGGCCGCCAACGACGTGGGTGTCACCAGCGCCTCGCTTCCGGCCCCGG GGCTCCTGGCCACCCGAGTGGAAGTGCCGCTGCTGGGCATCGTTGTGGCGGGAGGGCTTGCCCTGGGCACACTGGTGGGGTTCAGCACCTTGGTGGCCTGCCTGGTCtgcaggaaagagaagaagaccAAAG GCCCCTCCCGGCGCCCATCTCTGATCTCTAG TGACTCCAAcaacttaaaactcaacaacgtGCGCCTGCCACGGGAGAACATGTCCCTCCCGTCCAACCTTCAGCTCAACGACCTCACTCCGGATTCCAGAG AGAAACCAGCAGACCGGCAGATGGCTCAGAACAGCAGCCGGCCAGAGCTCCTGGACCCGGAGCCTGGTGGCCTCCTTACCAGCCGAG GTTTCATCCGGCTCCCAATGCTGGGCTATATCTATCGAGTGTCCAGTGTGAGCAGTGATGAGATCTGGCTCTGA
- the TMEM25 gene encoding transmembrane protein 25 isoform X1 — protein MALPPDPAALPHTLLLLPALLSSGWGELAPQIDGQTWAERALRENERHAFTCRVAGGPGTPRLAWYLDGQLQEASTSRLLSVGGEAFSGGTSTFTVTAQRAQHELNCSLQDPGSGRSANASVILNVQFKPEIAQVGAKYQEAQGPGLLVVLFALVRANPPANVTWIDQDGPVTVNASDFLVLDAQSYPWLTNHTVQLQLRSLAHNLSVVAANDVGVTSASLPAPGLLATRVEVPLLGIVVAGGLALGTLVGFSTLVACLVCRKEKKTKGPSRRPSLISSDSNNLKLNNVRLPRENMSLPSNLQLNDLTPDSREKPADRQMAQNSSRPELLDPEPGGLLTSRGTGAWAHGPPPLLPSPCFYARGLWVSKLPGSEAY, from the exons ATGGCGCTGCCCCCAGACCCAGCTGCCCTCCCGCATACACTGCTGCTCCTGCCAGCCCTTCTGAGCTCAG GTTGGGGGGAATTGGCACCACAAATTGATGGTCAGACCTGGGCCGAGCGGGCACTTCGAGAGAACGAACGCCACGCCTTCACCTGCCGGGTGGCAGGGGGGCCTGGGACTCCCCGACTGGCCTGGTACCTGGATGGACAACTGCAGGAGGCCAGCACCTCAAGACTGCTGAGCGTGGGCGGCGAGGCCTTCTCTGGAGGCACCAGCACCTTCACTGTTACTGCCCAGAGGGCCCAGCATGAGCTCAACTGCTCCTTGCAGGACCCGGGCAGTGGCCGGTCAGCCAATGCCTCGGTCATCCTCAATGTGCAAT TTAAACCAGAGATTGCCCAGGTTGGGGCCAAGTACCAGGAAGCTCAGGGCCCAGGCCTCCTGGTTGTCCTTTTTGCCCTGGTGCGTGCCAACCCACCTGCCAACGTGACCTGGATCGACCAGGATGGGCCGGTGACTGTCAACGCCTCCGACTTCCTGGTGCTGGATGCCCAGAGCTACCCCTGGCTCACTAACCACACAGTGCAGCTGCAGCTCCGCAGCCTGGCGCACAACCTGTCCGTGGTGGCCGCCAACGACGTGGGTGTCACCAGCGCCTCGCTTCCGGCCCCGG GGCTCCTGGCCACCCGAGTGGAAGTGCCGCTGCTGGGCATCGTTGTGGCGGGAGGGCTTGCCCTGGGCACACTGGTGGGGTTCAGCACCTTGGTGGCCTGCCTGGTCtgcaggaaagagaagaagaccAAAG GCCCCTCCCGGCGCCCATCTCTGATCTCTAG TGACTCCAAcaacttaaaactcaacaacgtGCGCCTGCCACGGGAGAACATGTCCCTCCCGTCCAACCTTCAGCTCAACGACCTCACTCCGGATTCCAGAG AGAAACCAGCAGACCGGCAGATGGCTCAGAACAGCAGCCGGCCAGAGCTCCTGGACCCGGAGCCTGGTGGCCTCCTTACCAGCCGAGGTACAGGGGCATGGGCCCAcggcccccctcctctcctccccagcccttgtTTTTATGCCAGAGGCCTCTGGGTCTCCAAGCTTCCAGGCAGTGAGGCTTACTGA